The segment CTGGGCGGGCTCGTGGTCAGCGGGCTGATGCTCCACCCCGACGTCCACTCCCCGCTGACCCTCACCAAGCTCGGCCTGGTCGCCGGCCTCACCGTCAACGGCCTCCAGGCCGGCCTGCTGGGCCGCCGCCTGGAAGCCGCCGAGGGCGAGGCGGGCCGCGGGCTGCTGCTCTGGGGCGGGGTGACCGCCCTGGTGTCCCAGGCCTGCTGGTGGGGCGCGGTCGTCATCGGCTTCCTCAACACCAACACCTGACCGGACCCCGGTGAGGTGACATCCCGGGCGGCGGCGCGGCCGCGCGCCCCGGCCGCCGTGACAGCATCGGCGCCATGCGCTACCGATACGCCACCGAGGCCGACGCGCCCGCCCTGGCCCGGCTCTTCGCCGCCAACCACCACGACGCCCTGACCGAGGAGCAGCGCACCGCGCAGGGCTTCGTCCAGGGCACCTTCGACGCCGCCACCCTGCGCGACATGGCCGCCGCCGACGAGCTGCTGGTGGCCGACGACGGGGAGGGCCGCATCGCCGGGCTGCTCGCGCTGTCCGTCGCCGCCGACATGGCCGACCCGCCGGCGGCGGTCACCGGACTGCTGCGGGCCCAGTCCGGCCTCGCCTGGCGGGGGCGTCCGCTGGATGAGGTGCCGTGGCTGCTGTACGGGCCGGTGGTGGTCGACGCCGCCTTCCGCGGGCACGGGGTGGCCCGGGGCCTGTTCGCCATGGCCGTGGAGACGTCGGCGGGCCGCGCCGAGGCCCTGGTCGCCTTCATCGAGGCGGGCAACGCGCCCTCCTGGCGCGTCCACGTGGACGCCCTCGGCATGACCCCGCTCGGCGACTACACCGTCGCGGACCGCACCTACCACGCCGTCGCCACCGCCGCCGGGGCCTGACCGGCGGCACGGCCCCCCGGGGCCGTCTCTAGCGGGCCGAGGTCCAGCCCGCCGCGCGGAGCCGCTCGAAGCCGTCCAGCAGCAGGTCCAGCGCGAACTCGAACTCGAACTGGTCGTCGCAGCCGCCGCCCACCACCGAGCCCGCGTCGTGCGCGGCCGCCCCGGCCAGCTCCGCGATGTGCGGGAAGCGCTCCGCCAGCGCCGGATCCGGGGGCGCCCCGCCGCTCGCGCCGTCGCCCGCCCCGCCGCCCGAGGCGTCGAACAGCTCCTGGCTGAACCCCAGGACCCGGCTGCCCAGCGCGTGCATCGCGTGGTGGGCCAGGTCGGCGGAGAGCCCGCCGCCCCGCAGCACCCCGATCATCGAGTCCAGGTACCCCAGCACCGCCGGCGTCGGCGCGCTGCGCGACTCGATCACCCGGTACGCCCAGCGGTGGCGCAGCAGCACCCGCCGCGCCGACAGCACCCGCCCCCGTACCGCCTCCCGCCAGTCCGAGCGGTCGTCGGGGAGCTCGATCTCCCCGACGACGGCGTCGACCATGCCGTCGAGCAGCTGCTCCTTGTTGGCCACGTGCTTGTAGAGCGCCATCGGTACGACGTCCAGCTCCTGCGCCAGCCTGCGCATGCTCAGCGACTCGATCCCGCCCTCGTCGGCGAGCGAGACGGCGGCCCGCAGCACCCGCTCCCGGTTCAGCCGCGTCATCCCCTGTCCTCCTCATGTGTCCGTCCGCGCCTTGACGAGTGTACGCCGTACACCTATGGTCTGGGGCAGGACAGGGAGGTGTACGCCGTACACCTCATGGAGGGAGGGACCGGGACATGAGAAGGACCGCCGTCACGGCAGGCGTGCTGTTCCTGCTGACCGAGGCCGCCGCGATCGCCGGGGCGGTCCTCTACCGCCCCCTGCTCACCGGGGAGGGGGCCGGGGCCGACGGCCGGGCGGTGCTCGGGGCCCTGTGCGAACTGGTCCTGGTGGCCGCCGTCGCCGGCACCGCCGTGACCCTGTTCCCCGTCGTCCGCCGCTGGGGCGGGACGGCCGCCCTCGGCTACCTCTGCGCCCGCCTGCTGGAAGCGGTGCTCATCCTGTTCGGGATCGTGGCCGTACTGGCCCTGGTCACCCTGCGCCGCGAGCCGGCCGGGCCAGGGGCGGACGCCGTCGCCACGGTGCTGGTGGCCGTGCACGACTGGACGTTCCTGCTCGGCCCCAACCTCTTCCTCGGGCTGAACACCGCCCTGCTGGCCGCGCTCATGTACCGCTCCCGGCTCGTGCCCCGGCCCATCGCCGTCCTCGGCCTGGTCGGAGGCCCGCTGATCTGCGCCTCGGCCGTCGCCGTGCTGTCCGGGCTCTACGCCCAGCTCTCCGTGCCCGGCTCGCTCGCCGCGCTCCCGGTCTTCGCCTGGGAGGTCTCCCTCGCCCTCTGGCTCGTCGCCCGCGGCTTCCGGCGCACCGCCGTCAGCCCTCGATGATCACCAGCGGGAGCTCCCGGGGCCGGGCCGTGGCCTGGTGGTCGTCGAAGAGGGGCCACAGCGCCGTCATGGCCTCCCAGTACGTCTCCCGCTCCTGCGGACCCGCCGTCCGCGCCCAGGCCGGGAAGGCCGCCGTGCCGACCTGGACGCGGACCTCCGGGTGCGCGACGAGGTTGCCGTACCAGGACGGGTGGTGCGGACCGCCCGTACCGGCGGCCACCACCAGCAGCCGGCCCGCGTCCCGCCCGTAGACCAGCGGGGTGCGCACCGCCCGGCCGGAGGCCCGGTCCAGGGTGGTCAGCAGCAGGGTGGGGACCCCGTGCCACAGGTGACCGTCCGTGCCGCCGCTCGACACGTACGTCCGCACGTGTTCCAGCCGCGGCCCCGGGCGGGGGTCCGTGGGGTGGTCCCAGTCGACGGCGAGGGCGACGCTGTTCATCAAACCTCCGTAGGGCGTCCCCCCACTCCGGCTAACGAGCCTCCCCCGAGTCTGGATGCGCCGCGCCCGTCCCGCACCTGCGCACGAAGCGGGCCACGGCCCGGGGGCGACCCCGGGCCGTGGCCCACAGCAGCGCATCCGGCCGGAAGCCGGCTACGGCAGGTAGCGCTCGATGACGGACGGACCCTTCTCGGCGATCAGCTGCCGCGCCTTCTCGACCCGCTCCGGAGTCGGGTCGTGGCCGGTCGCCATCACCAGGTCCTCGGGGTCGTACGGCCGCTCACCGCCGGTGAAGAGCCGGTCCGACCGGGTGGGCTGCTCGTTGGTTTCACTGTCCATCGGAGACCTCCTACGGTGTCCCAGGCCCCCATCCTCCGGCCCCGGGTCCAAGAACGCACTTCGGGGCCGAGAACCCCGCCTCGGGCCCCGCCTCGGGCGGCGGCTCAGGCCGCGGCGAGCGTCGCCGCCGTGCCGATCGCGATCAGCAGCCCGCAGATCGACAGGTTGACCGCCCGGTGCTCCCAGAACACCGCGACGAACTCGCGCAAGGTCGCGCTCGGCAGGAAGTAGCGGGCCGTCGGCGAGCCCACCACCTGCCCGTTGACCCCCGCCTTGCGGGCCATCATCGCGGCCCGGAAGGCGTGGAAGTTGTTGGTGACCACCACGCACCGGTAGCCCGCGTCGTCCGCCAGCATGATCTCCTTCGAGAACAGCATGTTCTCCTCGGTCGTGCGCGAGCGGTCCTCCAGCGTGATGTGCTCCGCCGGAACCCCCTCGGCGATCAGCCAGTCCGCCATCGCCCGCGCCTCCGCGACCCGCTCGTCCGACCCCTTGCCGCCCGAGGTCAGCAGCACCGGGGGGCGCGCGCCCCGGGCCAGCTGGGCCGCGTAGATCTCCTGCCCCTTGCGCAGCCGCGAGGCCAGCAGCGGCGGCACCCGGTCCCCGCCGATCAGCCCGGAGCCCAGCATCACCACGTGGTCGACGTCCCCGCGGACCTTGATCCGGCCGTAGAGGAAGGCGTACCCGAGGAAGCACAGGAAGACGAACGCCACATAGGCCACGACCAGGGTCAGCGTCGCCGCCGCCCCGGTCAGGACGACGGAGTGGAACATCGGGACGGCGATCAGCAGCGCGATCATCCCGAAGATCCCGAGCCCCGCCAGCATCGACAGCAGGTTGGCCGGGCGGCGTCCCTCCTTGCGGACCATCGTCACGCCGTTGGCTATCAGGAAGCCCCCGATGACCATCGTGCCCACGGTGGGCGCGGCGAACGCGAGCGCGATGATCGTCAGCGCCGCCCAGCCCGGCAGGGCCGTCACCTGGAAGAGCAGGGCGGCCGAGAAGGTGATGAACGTCAGGCCGAACAGCACCGCGTTGCGGAAGCGGCGGCGGTCCTTGTACGCGCTGACGCACAGGGCGAGGAGCAGGAGGGCGGGGAGGGCGAAGGCGGCCATGCCGTTCATCGTATGTGCCGCCC is part of the Streptomyces katrae genome and harbors:
- a CDS encoding DUF4386 domain-containing protein, producing the protein MRRTAVTAGVLFLLTEAAAIAGAVLYRPLLTGEGAGADGRAVLGALCELVLVAAVAGTAVTLFPVVRRWGGTAALGYLCARLLEAVLILFGIVAVLALVTLRREPAGPGADAVATVLVAVHDWTFLLGPNLFLGLNTALLAALMYRSRLVPRPIAVLGLVGGPLICASAVAVLSGLYAQLSVPGSLAALPVFAWEVSLALWLVARGFRRTAVSPR
- a CDS encoding YdcF family protein, whose amino-acid sequence is MAAFALPALLLLALCVSAYKDRRRFRNAVLFGLTFITFSAALLFQVTALPGWAALTIIALAFAAPTVGTMVIGGFLIANGVTMVRKEGRRPANLLSMLAGLGIFGMIALLIAVPMFHSVVLTGAAATLTLVVAYVAFVFLCFLGYAFLYGRIKVRGDVDHVVMLGSGLIGGDRVPPLLASRLRKGQEIYAAQLARGARPPVLLTSGGKGSDERVAEARAMADWLIAEGVPAEHITLEDRSRTTEENMLFSKEIMLADDAGYRCVVVTNNFHAFRAAMMARKAGVNGQVVGSPTARYFLPSATLREFVAVFWEHRAVNLSICGLLIAIGTAATLAAA
- a CDS encoding nitroreductase/quinone reductase family protein, with the protein product MNSVALAVDWDHPTDPRPGPRLEHVRTYVSSGGTDGHLWHGVPTLLLTTLDRASGRAVRTPLVYGRDAGRLLVVAAGTGGPHHPSWYGNLVAHPEVRVQVGTAAFPAWARTAGPQERETYWEAMTALWPLFDDHQATARPRELPLVIIEG
- a CDS encoding TetR/AcrR family transcriptional regulator C-terminal domain-containing protein; protein product: MTRLNRERVLRAAVSLADEGGIESLSMRRLAQELDVVPMALYKHVANKEQLLDGMVDAVVGEIELPDDRSDWREAVRGRVLSARRVLLRHRWAYRVIESRSAPTPAVLGYLDSMIGVLRGGGLSADLAHHAMHALGSRVLGFSQELFDASGGGAGDGASGGAPPDPALAERFPHIAELAGAAAHDAGSVVGGGCDDQFEFEFALDLLLDGFERLRAAGWTSAR
- a CDS encoding GNAT family N-acetyltransferase; the encoded protein is MRYRYATEADAPALARLFAANHHDALTEEQRTAQGFVQGTFDAATLRDMAAADELLVADDGEGRIAGLLALSVAADMADPPAAVTGLLRAQSGLAWRGRPLDEVPWLLYGPVVVDAAFRGHGVARGLFAMAVETSAGRAEALVAFIEAGNAPSWRVHVDALGMTPLGDYTVADRTYHAVATAAGA